The Nitrosarchaeum sp. genomic sequence CTTTAAAAGAATCTTGGAAAATTATTGGTCCTTGATCCAAGTTTTCCGTCACATAATGCGCAGTTACCCCAACTATTTTTGTTCCTCTCTCAAAAGCTTGTGCATATGCAAGTGCACCTGGAAACGCAGGTAAAAGTGATGGGTGGATATTGATTATTCTATTTGGATACCTCCACACAAAATTTGGGCTAAGTATTTTCATATATCTTGCAAGAACAATCAGATCAATCTCATATTTTTTACAAATTTCTAATATTTTTTCTTCAGCTTTTTCTTGATTTGATTCTGAGATTGTAATAAATGGAATTTTTGCTTTTTTTGCTATTGGTTCTAATGTTTTTTCAGTGCCTATTATTACTGAAATGCATCCTTTCAATGATTTCTTTTTAGCAGCATCGAGTATTGTTTCTAGACATCGTGGTTCTTTTGTAACTAGTATTGCAATATTTTTTTCAGAATTTGTTTCATGATGTGTACTTACATCCATTTTTTCTTTTTTTGATAATAATTGAATCCCTGAATCAAACTTTTTTACATTTACCATCTTTGTAAATGATGCTTCCAAATACATTCCAAAAAGACCTTTGACAACATTTTGATTTACTTTTTCAATGTTTCCACCGTTTTCAAATACAAAATTAGTAAATGCTGCAACTATTCCTTCTCTATCTTTTCCAACTACTGTAATGCCAATCACTGTCTTTTTCATAACTTTTTTTGATCACTATTTTCTCATTATTAATCATTCACAGAAATAGACAACCAATGCGGGAGGTGGGATTTGAACCCACGAACTCCTAAGAGATAGGGTCCTAAGCCCTACGCCTTTGACCAGGCTGGGCGACTCCCGCATCGGACTTGCCATTAAACACAAATTTATCTATTATTGAAGTGAACTATGGCAAAATTTTTTGGAACAAATGGTATTCGTGGTGTTTTTTCTGAAGATTTTAGCTTAGAATTTGTACATGATATGACATTGGCAATTGCAACTTATTTCAAATCAGGACCAATATTGGTTGGATACGATGGAAGAGAATCAAGTCAAATAATTGCAAAAGTTGTATGTTCTGCAATAAATTATACCGGACTTGATTGCAATAATGCAGGACTTGTACCAACTCCCTGTCTTGAATATGCTGTGAAAAAACTTGGATATTCTGGTGGAATTATGATTACAGCTTCTCATAATCCTCCACAATATAATGGAATTAAACCCGCTGCAAAAGACGGCGTAGAAATACCGCGAGAAGATGAATTGGTAATAGAAGATATTTTTTTGAATAAACATTGGATAAAAAATCCAATTAAATTTGGAACTACAGGTAAAGAAAATAGAGCAACTGATGTTTATGTTAATGGAATAATTTCACATATAGATTTACAGAAGATAAAATCAAAACATCTGAAAGTTGTTTTGGATTTAGGAAATGGAGCGCAGGCAATTACTGCCCCGATATTTTGTAAATCAGTAGGATGTGAAATATTTTTAATTAATGATAAAATTGATGGACAATTTCCTGGACGTGGTTCTGAACCAACTCCTCAAAATCTTTCTGAACTTTCCAAATCTGTTAAAGAAAACAATGCAGATTTTGGAATTGCATTTGATGGTGATGGAGATCGAAGTATATTTTGTGATAATAATGGAGAGATTCTTACTGGTGATAAATCTGCTCTGGTGCTTACAAAATTTATTTTGCAAAAAAATCCTAATTCTCTAGTTGTTACTTGTTTGAATTCTGGTTCAAATATAGAACTTGTTGCAAATGAATTTAATTCAAAAGTAATTCGAACTAAAGTTGGAAGCGTAGAAGTATCGCGAAAGATGGTGCCTACAAATGCATTAATTGGTTTTGAAGAAAATGGAGGATTTATGTTTGGAAAACATAATGAGGTAAGAGATGGCTGTATGACTTTAGCTTTAATGATAGATCTTTTAGTAAAATCTGAAAAAACACTATCTGAATTAATTTCTGATCTTCCTCCCTCTTTTACAACAAAAGATAAAGTTGCATGTTCTCAAGATGATTCTAAAAAACTAATAAAATTATTAAAAGAAGAATTTCCTAATTCTGATATAACTGACGGAATCAAAATTACAATAGATTCTAAAAACTGGGTTATGATAAGACCTAGTGGTACTGAACCCATAGTTAGAATATATGGGGAATCTGAAAGTCAGCAAAAATTAGACACTTTGATGTCAAAATACATTCAAAAAGTCAAGTCTGTCATTTCCGATAACACTTTTAAAACCAATCCATAGCATGATGGGAATGGAGAATGATCCCTAAAGGGTGACATAGTATGGGTAAAGCTTATTATGTAAAATTTGAGACGCCAGAAGAACTGGTAAATCCAATCTTGGAAGCTGTTAGAGTTGCATCTACCAGTGGTAAAGTAAAGAAAGGAACCAATGAGGCAACAAAAGCCATTGAACGAGGTACAAGCAAACTTATCGTTATCGCTGAAGATGTTGAACCACCAGAAGTAGTAGCACATCTTCCTATCTTATGTGAAGAGCAAGGTGCAGCATATGCATTTGTTCCAAGCAAACAAGAATTAGGAAAGTCTTTAGGCATTGACATTACTTCTGCCGCTGCAGCAATTTTAGATGCTGGTGATGCACAACACATAGTTGACCAAGTTGTCTCAGCAATTGCTAAAATTAAAGGTGGAAAGTCTAGCAAATGAGTACTACAACTGATGACGTAACTCAATCTGAAATTATTCAAATTGTTGGTAGAACTGGTATTGCAGGTGAAGTTATTCAAGTTAGAGTAAAAGTTCTTTCTGGTAAGGATAAAGGTAGAATTCTTACAAGAAATGTTAAAGGTTCTGTTAGAATAGGAGAGATTCTTATGTTAAGAGAAACCGAGAGAGAAGCAAAGAAAATTCATTAGGTGAAATAGATGAGTCTTTTAGTTAAACCCTGCAGTTTTTGTGCTAGACCTGTTGCAAAAGGTTCAGGTACAATGCTTGCAAAAAATGATGGAACTGTTTTATGGTTTTGTTCTGCAAAATGCAAGAAAAATGCTCTAGAACTAAAACGTGATCCAAGAAAATTAAAGTGGACCAAAAAATACGTTAAAGGCGGAATTCAACACAAGAAATAAAATTGACTGAACAAACTCTTTTCATTGTAAAACCGGATGCAGTAGCTAGAAAACTTACTGGTGAAGTTATTGCAAGATTTGAAAGAAAGGGATTCAAACTTTTAAAATTAAAGATGTTTACATTCACACAAAAACAAGCTGAAAATTTTTATGGCGTACATAAAGATAAACCGTTTTTTGGCGAGCTCACATCTTTTATTACATCTGGACCTGTAGTTGCAGCAATAATCGAAGGAAACAATGCAATTACAACCACACGAATTATGATTGGTGCAACAAAATCATTTGAAGCAGCACCTGGTTCTATTCGTGGAGATTTTGGATTAGGATTTAGTGACAATATCATTCATGCATCTGATTCACAAGAAAGTTTTGATCACGAATCGAGGGTAGCATTTGAGTGATCTGATTGCAAATTCGTCAACCCATAGTGGTAGTTTTAGGTCACGTAGACTCTGGTAAAACATCTCTCTTAGATAGAATTAGAGGCACTGGTGTTCAAGGTAGAGAAGCCGGTGGAATTACTCAACATATAGGAGCAAGTTTTCTTCCTACTGAAACAATTAAAGAAACATGTGGACCATTATACAAAAAATTACAAGAATCAGAAAATCAGGTTCCTGGAATTCTAGTTATTGACACACCTGGACATGAAGTTTTTACAAATCTTAGAGCGCGAGGTGGCTCTGCAGCTGATATTGCTATACTTGTAGTTGATGTTAACAGAGGATTTCAACCTCAAACAAATGAAAGTCTAAAAATTCTACAAAATAGAAAAGTTCCATTTGTTGTTGCACTAAACAAATGTGATCAAATATCTGGATGGAGAAAATCAGACACTACATTTATCACACAAGCAATCAAAGAACAAGATCAGTTTATTCAAACAGATCTTGATCAAAAAATATATGATGTTGTGGGAACTCTATCTGTTTTGGGATATCAATCTGAAGCATTTTATCGAGTTAAAGATTTTAAATCTGAAATTGCGATTGTGCCAATTTCTGCAAGATCTGGAGTTGGAATACCTGAATTACTTGCAGTATTAGTTGGATTAACTCAGCAATACTTGCAAAAAAGATTAGATCAGAAAGAAAAAGAATCAAGGGGAATTGTACTTGAAGTTAATGAGGAGATAGGACTAGGACATACCGCAAATATAATTTTGATTGATGGAAGTATAAAAAAAACTGATACTATTGTGGTTGCAAAAAGAGATTCTGTTATTATAACAAAACCAAAAGCAATTCTTTTACCAAAACCACTTGATGAAATGAGAGATCCTAGAGATAAATTCAAACCAGTTCAAAGTGTAGATGCAGCTGCAGGACTCAAAATTGCATCCCCTGACCTTGAAGGAGTTTTACCAGGCAGTACACTTTATGTTGCATCAAATGAAGATGATGTAAAAAAATATACCAAACTAATTGAATCTGAAATGAAATCAGTGTTTATTGATACTGAGACTAATGGCGTTGTTTTAAAATGTGACACCATAGGCTCGCTTGAGGCAATAGTTGAGATGCTACGACGTTCTCAAGTACCGATATCAAAAGCCGACATTGGACCTGTTAATCGTCGTGACATAATGGAAACTAGAGCAATTAAAGAAAATGATCGACATTTGGGAGTTATTTTGGCATTTAATGTGAAAATTCTTCCTGATGCAAAAGAAGAAGCTGAAAGTGGTCATATCAAAATTTTTGAGGACAAAATAATCTACAGCTTGATTGATAATTATAATGCATGGGTAAGTGAAGATACCGCAAATGAAGATGATGCAATATTTGCAGAACTGACTCCAATCTCTAAATTCACATTTCTCAAAGGATATGTTTTTAGAAATACTGACCCTGCTGTATTTGGAATCCGAGTTGATGTTGGAACATTAAAACAAAAAGTTCCCTTTATGAATAAAGATGGAAGAAAAATTGGTTTAGTACATCAGCTTCAATTAGATAAAAAAACTGTAACTTCTGCAAAATCTGGACAAGAGGTTGCATGTTCAGTTCAAGGTATAACAATTGGCAGACAAATTTTTGAAGAAGAAGTATTCTATACTTTTCCTCCTTCACATGAAGCAAAAAAAATTCTTGCTAAATTTATGCATAAACTAAGCTTAGAAGAACAAGAAATTTTTAATGAAATTATAGAAATTCAACGTAAAAAAGATGCAGCTTACGCTTACTAGTTTGAATGTTTTTTACAAATCATATGTATTCCAGGAGCACCGACTGCACCCATCATTTTATCCACAATTTGTCCCGATTTGAACATGATAAACATGGGAATTGACTGCACTGAAAATTTCATTGCAATATTTTGATTTTGATCTACATTAACTCGTGCAAATTTTATGTTTGTATATTTTTTTGAAAGACTTTCAAATATTGGATGCATGCTTTTACATGGACCACACCAATCTGCCCAAAAATCAACTAGCGTAGGATTGTCAGCAGAAACTATTTGATTAAAATTTGTACTATTTAGATCAATTATTCCTGGTTGAATATGAGGCTGATCTTGTTGTTTAAGCATCTCTTCTAGCTTTCTTTGTTTTATTTTCTCAATTTCAGGATCATCTGACAATAATTCTCAACAGTTTGTTTCTATTAAAAAATCTATATTGAATATTTAATCCACATCTGATTTAATTGGCATTGCTTCGTATCTTTTGGACTGACATACTGGGCATTGATCAATGTATTTTGTCATACTTACAGAAGTGTAAACAACTCCGCAATCTCCACAAATTCTAAGATTTCTACTTAGTTTGCCCATGTTAATAATCGTGTTCATTATGATTAAAAACTTAGTCGTGTTTTTACCTTTTTAATACCGAAAAACAACATAACTGGTGCTACAAAATACATTCCAATATTCATTAGAATTACACCGATTCCATATCCTACTATTTCTTGTTCTGTATCAGCTGCTGACATTATGGATAGTGATGCTAACATTGGCGTAATCCCAATTTTTACCATTTCTTTAAACACTGGGTTTTCTCTTTCCATATCTGCAATTGTAGGTGAAAAGGAATAGTAAAACTGGTTAAATCCAGTCATAAATGAAACTCCGGATGATGTACTCATCACTTTGCTATCTCTAATTTCTCTGAGGAATTGTACTTGTGGTGCCATCTCAGAACCATATGCTGCAGTAGCAATTAGACATCCTCCTCCTTGTGAATTATCAACTATTGTACATATGCCATCAACTAGATCTGTTCCTGGCCCACATTGTCCACTTTCCGGTTCTTTGATTTCAGATTCCTCTAATCCTACAGCATCATAAATTGTCATATCTGGAAAGTTTTCATCAAACCATTTCTTGTAACTTGGTTCATTATTGTATCTGTCAATGTAATATTGTGGATCTAGGTTTGGATCAACAAAAGGAGCTATCTCTTTTGGTTCTTCTAAACCTACGGCTTGATAAATTGAGGAATATTCTGGAAAGTTTTCATCAAACCATTTCTTGTAACTTGGTTCATTATTGTATCTGTCAACATATGACTGTGGATCTCTTGTAGGATCAACAAAAGATGCTAATCCAATTTCTGTTGGTTCGGGTTCCTTTATTTCTGGTTCAGGTTCTGGCTCACTTTTTGGTTCTGGTTGTGATATTGGAGTAACCGGTTCAGTTACAGTAATTTTCAAAGTTTTTCTATCTTCAACTGCTCCTTTTTTTACTACAATATCAAAAACATATGTTGCAGGGCCCTGAGCTTCAGTAGGAGTCCACAAGAATTTTCCGGTTTTACTATCAATTGATGCACCAACAGGCGGATTTTTTTCAAGACTAAAAACTACATCTGTAAGTGATTCAGTTAATGTTGCAGTAAAAGTTACTGTCTTTTTCTCTTCAACTATTTGATCTGTGATTGTGTTTAGTTTTAGTACAAAATCTGGCACTACAAAAATCTTATCTCCATCATATTCTATCTTAATTGTAATTCCATTTTCTTCTTTTTGATTATCCGTAAATGCCGTCGCATTGAAAAATCCTTTTGATTTGAAGAATTGTGATACGTCTCTTGGTAGAGTTGAATATGTTCCATCACTATCTGATGATGGATCAGATTGCATTCCAATGAAATCACCTATCGAGTCTCTTATAATTACAAAAACTGAAGTACTTCCCTCATCTTCATTTCCAATAAATAGGAATTTTCCATCCTTTGGGTATGTATTTTCACCCAACGATAATGTAGTAACGTCTGCATAAGCTGGAACAACTATGATAATACTCAATAAAAACACGAAAAATACAGCTAATTCTATACGCATAATATGAAATGTATATCTTTGCTTTTAAAAAACGCGGATAATTTCTTCTATGGATTTGATAATAAAATTTCACCAAATTCAAAGATCAAGTAGAAATCTCATAAACACACCATTTTTTTGTTCAATTTTCATTTCATAAAATGTGGGTGCTTTAATCTCTACCTTGAAATTGTGTTTTAGAAAATCAAGTGGTTCGCCATAAGCTTTGGCATTAATTTTATAGTCTTTATCTTCTTTAATCTCAAGTTCTATTCTTTTAATTGCAAAACCTTCAGTGATTAAAACAAAGGTAACTTCTTCTAACCAACTAAATAAAAGATAGTTTAGATCTTTTCCATGTGCAGTGATTTCTTTTTGTTCAATCTCATTTACTTTATCTTGATCTAATGTGATGTTAATTACAGCATTTGCAGAAACTAAAAATGCTTCTTTGAGATCTTTTGCAGTTACTTCGATAAAGGCATCTGTTGCATGTTCTAAAAATTTGTAACTCAATCATATTTTTGGTATCTTGCTAATTATTAATTTAAATGGTCATTAAATTACATGCTAGTGACTTATTTCATAATGGTTTGACCAAATTTATGTGATTTTCTAATATTTAGTTTTAAAATTAAATCTAACATAAGGAAGATGACTTCAAGGAATTTGCAATTAATTGAAATTAAATCTACCTTATGTTAAACATGTGAAAATATTATTCTAATATATATTGTAGCAAAAATTATAAAAATAAACAAACTTGAATTTTTAGTTTTAATTTTATTTACATGTTAATACAGTCTGATTAATTATATCGTTTTTAGAAGAAAGATTTGAGAAACTGCCTAGTTTTGCATAGTTGTTACAGAAATATCTAAATTCACATTATTAACAACACAATTACCTTGGAATTACCACGTGGAATGAAAGATTTTGAGTATCAAGAAAATGCAAATATTGAACACATCAGAAGTCATTTTAAAAAATTATCTGATCTTTATGGATTTTCATTTATGGATCCATCTCCAATAGAATTGTTATCTATTCTAGAAACAAAGTCAGGACCTGCAATTAGAGATGAAATTTACTATTTTAAAGATAAAGGAGATCGAGAAGTGGCATTACGTTTTGATTTTACAGTAGGTTTGACAAGATATGCTTCTATGCAAAAATCAATGAGATTACCTGCAAAAATATCTGCTTTTGGTGGAGTATTTCGATATGATGAACCTCAAAAGGGACGTTATCGCTATTTTCATCAATGGGATGTAGAAATTTATGGAAAACCTGGATTGGAATCTGATGCTGAAATTATTGAATTAACATCTAGATTATTTGATTCATTATTGCTCAAAAATATTACAATTGATATCAATCATAGAAATTTAGTTGAATCATTTATCAATCAAATATTTGATTCAAAAGATACTGTTTTAGTATCTGATATGCTCAGAGCAATTGATAAAATACAAAAGAAATCAAAGCAAGACATTCTAAATGAATTTAAGGACAGATACGATGAAGGTAAATTAGAAAAAATTTTAGAATTTTCACAAATCAAAGGAAATATTTTGGAAGTAGAATCAAAAATTGATACAACAAATTTAGAATCATGGGATGAATTAAAGCAATTATTTTCTTCTTTAGAAAACAGAGGAGTTGCAAATATACGCATAAATTTTGGAATAGTTAGAGGACTGGATTACTATTCTGGAATGGTCTTTGAGGTATTTGACAAAAATTCAAAATTGGGTGCTTTAGCTGGTGGAGGTCGTTATGACTCATTGACAAAAGCATTTGGAAGAGATGACATTGGAGCTGCAGGTGTTGCAGGAGGTGTAGAACGCATAATGCTTACAATGCAAGAACAAGGAATTATTGCAGAAACAAAACAAAAACGTATTTCAGTTTTGTACATTAATGAAGATATGCAAAAAGTAGCAATGAGTATTGCATCTTTACTAAGATTAAACAATATTTCTACTGATATTGATCTATCTGGTAAAAATCTAAAAAAACAAATCGAGCAAGCATCTGAATCAAAATATTGTATTATAGTAGCTCCTAAAGAACTCGAACAGAGTAAAGTTGTTCTACGAAATATGCAAGATGGAACAGAAATTCAAATTGAAATTGAAAAGCTCACAGATGATCCAAAATCAATTCTTAATTTAGAAATGCTCTAGTTAACATCATAATTTCAGGACCGCTAGTCATGGATCCAACAACTACGGTATGATTATTCGCAACAATTCCTGACATGACATATGGAATACCATTATTGATGGTGGTTTGCTCTATTTTTACGCCCATTATATTTGCAAATGTCTTCATGTCTTCTTCATCAGCTTCTGGGTGAATTGCAGCACCTGAATTATTTGCAACCATTACTGCTCCTGTTTGATTAAATCCAGCGATTCTTTTTTGCAAAACTTCTACTCCTAATACCTGTTCAATTGTCTTACAATCATCTTTTGATAACCATGGTGATACAACAGCTCCTTTATCATTAGCACAAATCACATTACCAAGTGCAGAGTATTTTGAATCCAATACACCAATTTCCATCTTTGTTTCTTTTTTTAGAAATTCATATTCATCCATATACGCAGTCTTTGGAAGTAAAATTCCATTATTATTCATTACAATTAATGCTCCTAAAAGGCGAGTATTTGCAACAGAAGAATAAATAATTTCAGTTTTTAGATATTCTGCAAGTTTTTCAGCTTTGGTTTGAGCAAAACCCATAGGAAGCAAAAGAAAATCATCATTTGCGTTTATGTAAACGCCAATATTTGGTCCTCTATACACATCAAATTTGATAATATCCATTTTTTGTAATTATTCTTCAAACGATATGAACGTAAGGAAATTTTAAATGAGAATGAACGCAGGTCTTTTATTATAGTTAAGTTTAGTCTCGACTAATTTTGTCTAGCTTTAAATAATATCTCAACGAAAGTTGGTTTATGCCAATAGCAGAAAATTTCCCAGAAGGATTGAAACCAATTGGAAAAATTAGTCACTCAGATGGCCAAAACTTTCACTGGGTTTGGGGTCCTGGTAAAACAAAAAATACTGATGGATCACAAGCTGAAGTATTTGCTGATGCAGACGTTGTAGCTGCTTATACTGCTCGTGGTGAAAAACAAGTCCCACTAGGCGTTAGTGGTACTATGGTTGCAGTTGATTGGGATTCTTGTGTTGCAGATGGTGCATGTATTGAAGCGTGTCCAGTGCAAGTTTTTCAATGGTATAGAACCGAAAAAGATATTCCAAATACTGAAGCAATAAACGCAACTTTTGCAGGAACTGGAAGTTCAGTTAAAGAAGAACGAAAAGATCTAACAGATAAAGCTGATCCAATCAGAGAACATGATTGCATTTGGTGTATGGCATGTGTTTCTGTTTGCCCTCCTCAAGCTATCAAAGTTGATCAATCAAACTTGGAAGCTCATGAGAAAGCTGCAGGAACTTATGTGAAAATAGAAGCAGGTACTGCTAACCCACATGCACACGATTAGATTTTTTATTCAATTTTCTTTATTATAATTTCATATTTTTAGTTAAAATATTCAGAAAATTAAGATCTATTGTAGTTTAGTCTCGACTAATTTTGTCTAGATTTAAATAATATTCAGATCAATGTTTTGTATGGCAGATTTAGTAATACCAGAAGATTTTTGTCACGACCAAAAACCAGTAGGAAAAACTAGTCATGGAAATGGCGAAAACTTTCACTGGATTTGGGGTAAAGGAAATCCAGATGGTGCAGCATTTTCAAATGAAGATGTAAAAGCCGCATATGAAGCTCGAGGAGAAGAACAAGTTCCTCTTGGTATTCACGGTACAACAGTTGCAGTCGATTGGGATTCTTGTATTGCAGCTGGATCATGCATGAGTGTATGTCCAGTTCAAACATTTCAGTGGTATAGAACCGAACAAGATATTCCAGCTAAAGATGTAGTTGGTAAAGTCTTTGAAGGTACTGGAAAAACTGAACAAGATGAACGATTAGATCACACTGACAAATCACAACCAATTCGAGAACATGATTGTACAGTTTGTATGGCTTGTCAGGAAATATGTCCTACAGGTGCTATTCGAATTGAACAAGCAAACTTGGAATGGCATGAGAAAGCAGCCGGTACATTTGTTAAAATGACTGGTGGCGGAAATCCACACGCACACGATTAAAGAAATTAATTTCTTTTTTCTTATTTTTCTATGATTTTATTTTCAATACTCAACAAATTTTAATCACTGTTATTCACCACTTCTTGCAGAGGTCGCCTAGCTCGGTAGGGCGCGGGCCTTGAGAGCCTGTGTGCGCAAGCACCCGGGGGTTCAAATCCCTCTCTCTGCGTTTTTATCTTTCCAATTTTCCTAGTTCAGCTAACATAGCTGTTAACTGAATCTCGGGATTTGCTCCAACTAAAATTCTATAATCATATTTTGCAATCACTTCTAAAATATCTGAAATATTATCATGTTTTGTTTTGAATACTGCAGAATTTAGATATTTTAGAAAATCTGATTCTGACATTCCATAAACTTTGGTTAATTCAATCATCTTCTCTCTTGCATCTGCAATTTTTCCAGATAGTGCCATTTTTAGAACAATATCTACATCGCTAGTTTTTGTCAATCCAGCTGATGATTTTACATTTTCTTCTGAAATCTCCCCTATGCTTGCAGTTGCTTGCATCAGATTAATTGCATGTCTAAGATCTCCTTCAGAATAATCGTAAATTGCTTTTAGTCCTTTCTTATCCGTTTTTACCTTTTCTTTTTTAGCTATGTTTTCTAGATGATTAATTACATCCTCTTCAGGAATAGCTGTAAACTTGAAGGTGGCACATCTGCTTTGAATAGGATCGATGATTTTTGAGATATTGTTTGCAATTAGGATAAATCTACAATATTTTGCAGTATCTTCTATTATTCGTCGTAATGCTGTTTGTGCATCTGATGTCATCTCATCTGCCTCATCAAGAATAATTATCTTAAATGGTACATCTACCATTCCTGCAAATCTTGAAAACTTTTTTACTTTTTCTCTAACCATACCTATACCTCGTTCATCTGAGGCATTTAGCTCAAGAGTATAGTCTTTAGCATATTCCCCAAGAATTTGTCTAGATATGCATAAGGCTGTTGTAGTTTTGCCTACCCCAGCAGAACCTGAAAACATTAGGTGCGGCATATCTGTAGGGTCTTTAATTAGAGCTTCTAGACTACCGATAATTTCTTTTTGATTTACTATTTCTGAAAGCTTTGAGGGGCGATACTTTTCCACCCACATGCCTGTTGATAACATGTGATCTTCTAGTCTAATTCCCACTAATAAATCGAAATTAATAGGATCAATTGATCTAACAAAATAGTGAATAGAATTGATCGATCCATTACATCAGGATCTTATGAATAGATAGTGATCTTACGATGGAAATAGATAAGATAGAAAAACTACATTCTATTGGATATAGCTTAAAGGATGCTAA encodes the following:
- a CDS encoding 4Fe-4S dicluster domain-containing protein, giving the protein MPIAENFPEGLKPIGKISHSDGQNFHWVWGPGKTKNTDGSQAEVFADADVVAAYTARGEKQVPLGVSGTMVAVDWDSCVADGACIEACPVQVFQWYRTEKDIPNTEAINATFAGTGSSVKEERKDLTDKADPIREHDCIWCMACVSVCPPQAIKVDQSNLEAHEKAAGTYVKIEAGTANPHAHD
- a CDS encoding replication factor C small subunit, which translates into the protein MLSTGMWVEKYRPSKLSEIVNQKEIIGSLEALIKDPTDMPHLMFSGSAGVGKTTTALCISRQILGEYAKDYTLELNASDERGIGMVREKVKKFSRFAGMVDVPFKIIILDEADEMTSDAQTALRRIIEDTAKYCRFILIANNISKIIDPIQSRCATFKFTAIPEEDVINHLENIAKKEKVKTDKKGLKAIYDYSEGDLRHAINLMQATASIGEISEENVKSSAGLTKTSDVDIVLKMALSGKIADAREKMIELTKVYGMSESDFLKYLNSAVFKTKHDNISDILEVIAKYDYRILVGANPEIQLTAMLAELGKLER
- the hisS gene encoding histidine--tRNA ligase; its protein translation is MELPRGMKDFEYQENANIEHIRSHFKKLSDLYGFSFMDPSPIELLSILETKSGPAIRDEIYYFKDKGDREVALRFDFTVGLTRYASMQKSMRLPAKISAFGGVFRYDEPQKGRYRYFHQWDVEIYGKPGLESDAEIIELTSRLFDSLLLKNITIDINHRNLVESFINQIFDSKDTVLVSDMLRAIDKIQKKSKQDILNEFKDRYDEGKLEKILEFSQIKGNILEVESKIDTTNLESWDELKQLFSSLENRGVANIRINFGIVRGLDYYSGMVFEVFDKNSKLGALAGGGRYDSLTKAFGRDDIGAAGVAGGVERIMLTMQEQGIIAETKQKRISVLYINEDMQKVAMSIASLLRLNNISTDIDLSGKNLKKQIEQASESKYCIIVAPKELEQSKVVLRNMQDGTEIQIEIEKLTDDPKSILNLEML
- a CDS encoding translation initiation factor IF-6, yielding MDIIKFDVYRGPNIGVYINANDDFLLLPMGFAQTKAEKLAEYLKTEIIYSSVANTRLLGALIVMNNNGILLPKTAYMDEYEFLKKETKMEIGVLDSKYSALGNVICANDKGAVVSPWLSKDDCKTIEQVLGVEVLQKRIAGFNQTGAVMVANNSGAAIHPEADEEDMKTFANIMGVKIEQTTINNGIPYVMSGIVANNHTVVVGSMTSGPEIMMLTRAFLN
- a CDS encoding 4Fe-4S dicluster domain-containing protein, which produces MADLVIPEDFCHDQKPVGKTSHGNGENFHWIWGKGNPDGAAFSNEDVKAAYEARGEEQVPLGIHGTTVAVDWDSCIAAGSCMSVCPVQTFQWYRTEQDIPAKDVVGKVFEGTGKTEQDERLDHTDKSQPIREHDCTVCMACQEICPTGAIRIEQANLEWHEKAAGTFVKMTGGGNPHAHD